The region TTTTTTGTTAAATGAAGTAATTATCCTGTTCAAATTTTTAAAATTAGGCTATGCTAAATAGGAATAATGAAAGGAATGACGAGAATGGAGAATTTTAATTTTTATGCACCAACTCAAGTTTTATTTGGAGAAGGTCAGTTAAAAAATTTACCAAATGTCTTAGAAATTTACGGTAAAAAAGTACTGTTAGTTTATGGTGGAGGTAGTATCAAACGTAATGGTATTTATGATGCTATCTATAGATTGCTACCAGATGCAGATTTTACAATTGTTGAATTAGGTGGGGTAGAACCAAATCCACGCATTGATACTGTTAGAAAAGGTGCAGCACTTTGTCATGCAGAAAAGATCGATGTTATTTTAGCAGTTGGTGGTGGTTCAACTATTGATTGTTCTAAAGCTATTGCAGCAGCTTATTATTATGAGGGAGACCCATGGGATTTCACTCAAAACAGAGGGTTAGTGAAAGAGGCTTTGCCGTTAGTCACAGTATTAACAATGGCAGCAACAGGTTCAGAAATGAATGGTGGATCAGTCCTAACCAACCCTGAAACTAATGAAAAGTTAAGTACAGGTGGTATTTCAATGATTCCAAAAGCATCGATCTTAGATCCAACGTATACGTATACTGTTTCTAAATGGCAAACAGCGGCAGGTTCAGCTGATATTACAAGTCATTTGATTGAAAGCTACTTTAGTCAAAATGCCGGTGCTAGTGTTCAAGACCGTTTAGCAGAAGGGTTGATGAAAACCGTAGTTCAATACGCACCAGTTGCCTTAGAGGATCCAACTAATTATGAAGCAAGAGCCAATTTGATGTGGTCAAGTTCTTTAGCTTTAAATGGTTTAACAGGTCGCGGAAAATTAGGATCGTGGTCATGTCATGCGATTGAACACGAACTAAGTGCTTTTTATGATATTACCCATGGTATTGGTTTAGCTATTATCACGCCTCGTTGGATGGAGCACGTATTAAATGACGACACGGTAGCTAAATTTGTAGAGTATGCAGTCAATGTATGGGGAATTTCTACTGAAGGTAAAGATAAATTTTCAATAGCTAAAGAGGGAATACAAGCCCTAAAAGATTGCTTTGTGTCATGGGATATTCCAATGACGTTACCAGAAGTTGGAATTGATAAAGAAAAAATCCGTTTAATGGCAGAAAAAGCTGTGGAACATAGTACAATAGATCAAACAGCGTATGTGCCATTAACAGCAGATGATGTTGAAGCAATCTTATTAAATTGTTTCTAAAGAAAAAAGTTCCCAATTATGGGAACTTTTTTTTATAAGTAATATTTTTTTTCGACACTTAAATTGTCATTTAATTCATAGATAAGGGGTTGACCAGTTGGAATTTCCAAATTCATGATCTCGTCATCAGATATATTTTCGATATATTTTGCTAATGCGCGTAAAGAATTACCATGGGCAGCGACTAAAACGGTTTCCCCAGCTAGTAAACTAGGTGCTATATTATCTTGCCAATAAGGCATAACTCGTTCTAAAGTTACTTTCAAATTTTCACCTCCGGGGATACTACGCTTTTCCAAATTATGATAACGGCGATCATGGGTTGCTGAACTCGGATCATCACTTGCTAATAGTGGAGGGAGCGTATCATATGAACGACGCCATTGTTGCACCTGATCAACCCCGTATTTATCAGCAGTTTCTTGTTTATTTAGACCTTGTAAAGCACCATAGTGACGTTCGTTTAAACGCCATGATTTATATTCAGGTACCCATAATTGGTCAGACTCATCCAAGACATAGTGGCATGTTTTAATGGCACGTTTCAGAACTGAGGTATAGGCGACATCAAAGGTAATATTGGCTTGTTTGATTTTTTGACCAGCTAATTTAGCTTCAGCGATTCCTTTTTCACTTAAATCCACATCAACCCAACCTGTAAATTGGTTGAGAGCATTCCATTCACTTAAACCATGACGAACGAATATTAATTTTGGCATAGAAATCAACTTCTTTCTTTTTTGTAATTTAGTGATAACACGTTTTATTGTATCTTTATTTTTAGAATTAGGCTAATAATAACCATAAAAAAACACCATGATTAATCATGGTGTTTAAATGCTAAATAATATAAACCACTAACCATTACCGCACCACCAACAATATTGCCGATGTAAACAGGAATAACATTAGTGATAAACTCTCCCCAAGTCGCCTGTCCTTCAAAGATTGCTGCTGGAATGACGAACATATTAGCGACACTATGCTGGAAACCAATTGCGACAAAGACCATGACAGGGAACCAAATACCTAAAATTTTACCTGCAGCATCTTTTGCACCATAACATAACCATAATGATAAACCAACAAACCAATTACAACCAATCCCTGATATAAAAGCTTGGAGTGGGGTAGCTGCTATTTTTGACTGAGCAACTGTGACCGTTTCTGTTAAAAAATGTCCAGAATTTGTTAATCCTGTCACATGACCGAAGAAATAGGCTACGAAAATTGCACCAACAAAGTTAGCTAAAGTAATCGTTCCCCAATTGATGATTAGTTCTTTCCCACTGACTTTTTTATCAAACCAGGCGATAGCTACTGCCATCATATTTCCGGTAATTAGTTCTCCCCCGCCTAATAAAATAACAATTAGACCAATTGGGAAAACTGTTGCGCCAACAAAACTGGCAAAGCTTCCCCATTCTTCAGCTACAGAGGCAATTACACGAATGTAGGCAAGATAGCCAAGTGAAATCATTGCGCCTCCGATAAAACCTAAAATTAATTTGGCTAGGAGGGGTTTGGCGATTTTTTTAGTGCCCATTTGAATGCTTATTTCCATAATTTCATCTGGTGAATACATAGTAAGACTCCTTTACTTATCACACTTTGTGAATAAATTATCTTTTCTGGTTCATTATAATACAGTCAAGTGGATAATAAAAGAGGGTTGTGAAAAACTTATCTAAATTGGGAACTTATTTTATAAATTTAGCGTGAAACTTCTAATGTTTCGGGTTCCGTACCTTTTCCAACAATGACAAGATTAACAATATTTAAAAATAGACCGTGCTCAACAACACCAGCCAAGCTATTTAACCAAGTAGCTAAATCATGTGTTTGTTCTTTGTCGATTTTTTTTAAATGTAGATCAATGATGTAGTTACCACTATCAGTTTTTAAAATCTCATTTTCTTTATTTAAGCGAAGGATGGGGCTAAGGTTTTTTTCTTTGAATAATTTCAATAGTTGTTGAGAACCATAAGGGATAACTTCAACTGGCAAAGGAAATTTCCCTAAGTCATCTACCATTTTTGATTCATCAACAATCCAAATGTTCTTATCTGAGTAACTTGCGACAATTTTCTCAAACAGTAGGGCAGCACCGCCACCTTTAATTCCTTGAAAATCTGAACTGATTTCATCAGCACCATCAATTGTAAGGTCAACGTGTGAAACTTCATCAATACTTTTTAAGGGAATACCTAAATTTAATGCTTGTTGTTCCGTAGCTTTAGATGTTGTGACACCAGTGATATTTAAGCCTTCTTCTTTAATACGACGTCCAATCTCTTCTACTAAATAGTAAGCGGTAGACCCCGTACCTAAACCGACAATCATTCCATCTTTTACGTATTTTGCTGCTTCAATTCCAACCATTTGTTTTAAATTCATTGTGATCCTCCTAGATTAATAGTATCAAGATATACAGTGACTGTATCCCCTTTCTATTTTATAGATTGTCCTTGCAAAAAGAAAGGCATATGGGAGTTTTTACAAAATAATAAAAAAAAACACCAGGATATGTTGACAATAAAGTGAAAATCATGTTATTATCTGTAAGGTGCTTAAAGTACAGTGTAACTGTCCAGTTAGCATTTCGACGATAACGCAAGTTGACTTGCTTATTTTTATCGAAAAAAATGAACCACCTGGATGTGTGGTACTAGAAAACCCTTTAGGGAAGGAGGAAATTGAAATGCCAACGATTAATCAATTGATTCGTAAATCTCGTAAATCAAAAGTTACTAAATCAGGTTCACCTGCATTAGGTAAAGGATACAACAGTTTAAAAAAATCTCTTACTGATACTAATGCTCCTCAAAAACGTGGAGTATGTACTCGTGTAGGAACTATGACACCTCGTAAACCTAACTCAGCGTTACGTAAGTACGCTCGTGTACGTTTATCAAACAACCTTGAGGTTACTGCTTATATCCCAGGGATTGGACACAACTTACAAGAACATAGTGTGGTCTTAATTCGTGGTGGACGCGTAAAAGATTTAGCCGGAGTACGTTACCATATCGTTCGTGGTGCGCTTGATACAGCAGGTGTTGCTGATCGTAAACAAAGCCGCTCTAAATATGGTGCTAAACGCCCTAAACCAGCGAAAGCATAATTTCAAAACTAAAACTATTATAAAATTTATTATCGGAAGGAGGAATTTGGAATGTCAAGAAAAGGTCCAGCTCAGAAACGTGAAGTTTTACCTGATCCAATTTTCCAATCAAAAGATGTTACTCGTTTAATCAACCGTATCATGATCGACGGTAAACGTGGAACTGCGGCGAACATTATTTATAACGCCTTTGATATCATTAAAGAATCTACAGGAAATGAGCCATTAGATGTATTTATGCAAGCTATGGATAACATTAAACCTGTCTTAGAAGTTAAAGCTCGTCGTGTGGGTGGTTCTAACTACCAAGTGCCAGTTGAAGTTCGTCCAGAACGTCAAATGACATTAGCATTACGTTGGTTAGCTAACTATGCTCGCTTACGTGGTGAACATACAATGGAACAACGTTTAGCTAAAGAAATCATGGATGCTGCTAACAATACAGGTGCTTCAGTTAAAAAACGTGAAGACACTCATAAAATGGCAGATGCCAACAGAGCATTCGCTCATTACCGTTGGTAAGATAATCCTCTCTGTTATCCGACGTGATTTGCGAATTGCTGTCGGATAATAGATGGTTAACTTGATTTTAAGAAACACTGATCACAAGAGAGGAGAAATTAGAATGCCTAGAGAATTTACCCTAGATAAAACTCGTAATATTGGTATCATGGCCCATATTGATGCTGGTAAAACAACGACAACTGAACGTATTTTATACTACACTGGTAAAATTCATAAAATTGGAGAAACTCATGATGGAGCTTCTCAAATGGACTGGATGGAACAAGAACAAGAACGTGGTATTACAATTACTTCAGCAG is a window of Vagococcus intermedius DNA encoding:
- the gpmA gene encoding 2,3-diphosphoglycerate-dependent phosphoglycerate mutase, producing MPKLIFVRHGLSEWNALNQFTGWVDVDLSEKGIAEAKLAGQKIKQANITFDVAYTSVLKRAIKTCHYVLDESDQLWVPEYKSWRLNERHYGALQGLNKQETADKYGVDQVQQWRRSYDTLPPLLASDDPSSATHDRRYHNLEKRSIPGGENLKVTLERVMPYWQDNIAPSLLAGETVLVAAHGNSLRALAKYIENISDDEIMNLEIPTGQPLIYELNDNLSVEKKYYL
- the rpiA gene encoding ribose-5-phosphate isomerase RpiA; this translates as MNLKQMVGIEAAKYVKDGMIVGLGTGSTAYYLVEEIGRRIKEEGLNITGVTTSKATEQQALNLGIPLKSIDEVSHVDLTIDGADEISSDFQGIKGGGAALLFEKIVASYSDKNIWIVDESKMVDDLGKFPLPVEVIPYGSQQLLKLFKEKNLSPILRLNKENEILKTDSGNYIIDLHLKKIDKEQTHDLATWLNSLAGVVEHGLFLNIVNLVIVGKGTEPETLEVSR
- the rpsL gene encoding 30S ribosomal protein S12 — protein: MPTINQLIRKSRKSKVTKSGSPALGKGYNSLKKSLTDTNAPQKRGVCTRVGTMTPRKPNSALRKYARVRLSNNLEVTAYIPGIGHNLQEHSVVLIRGGRVKDLAGVRYHIVRGALDTAGVADRKQSRSKYGAKRPKPAKA
- a CDS encoding formate/nitrite transporter family protein, which gives rise to MYSPDEIMEISIQMGTKKIAKPLLAKLILGFIGGAMISLGYLAYIRVIASVAEEWGSFASFVGATVFPIGLIVILLGGGELITGNMMAVAIAWFDKKVSGKELIINWGTITLANFVGAIFVAYFFGHVTGLTNSGHFLTETVTVAQSKIAATPLQAFISGIGCNWFVGLSLWLCYGAKDAAGKILGIWFPVMVFVAIGFQHSVANMFVIPAAIFEGQATWGEFITNVIPVYIGNIVGGAVMVSGLYYLAFKHHD
- a CDS encoding iron-containing alcohol dehydrogenase; the encoded protein is MENFNFYAPTQVLFGEGQLKNLPNVLEIYGKKVLLVYGGGSIKRNGIYDAIYRLLPDADFTIVELGGVEPNPRIDTVRKGAALCHAEKIDVILAVGGGSTIDCSKAIAAAYYYEGDPWDFTQNRGLVKEALPLVTVLTMAATGSEMNGGSVLTNPETNEKLSTGGISMIPKASILDPTYTYTVSKWQTAAGSADITSHLIESYFSQNAGASVQDRLAEGLMKTVVQYAPVALEDPTNYEARANLMWSSSLALNGLTGRGKLGSWSCHAIEHELSAFYDITHGIGLAIITPRWMEHVLNDDTVAKFVEYAVNVWGISTEGKDKFSIAKEGIQALKDCFVSWDIPMTLPEVGIDKEKIRLMAEKAVEHSTIDQTAYVPLTADDVEAILLNCF
- the rpsG gene encoding 30S ribosomal protein S7, which translates into the protein MSRKGPAQKREVLPDPIFQSKDVTRLINRIMIDGKRGTAANIIYNAFDIIKESTGNEPLDVFMQAMDNIKPVLEVKARRVGGSNYQVPVEVRPERQMTLALRWLANYARLRGEHTMEQRLAKEIMDAANNTGASVKKREDTHKMADANRAFAHYRW